The Zestosphaera sp. genome includes a window with the following:
- the rpoA2 gene encoding DNA-directed RNA polymerase subunit A'', with translation MSGKKSGGTRKKVTSSKKKAVVRAKPAVTKAEEILERVSEPYRIVSNVLNKVSIPSELVDEVRRQLMNLYVFRGLTSEDELSREALRFREVCFKVKKVVDSVRDYVPESIYNEMMVTLFRVDVKSELNESELVAIVNDCVRTYLESLVDPGEPVGTVAAQSIGEPGTQMTLRTFHFAGVRELNVTLGLPRLIELVDAKRVPETPIMEIHLDDVHKYDEMKAREVARKIELTVLENVTKSVDIDLSEMKLYVRLDPEMLYDKGLKPEDVAKTLSRGKSLVDKVSLSSESPDMIIIEIPRNYSDIIKAQKFRDRLLKIKIKGIKGIKKVILQKRRDQESGREYYVLITSGSNLDAVLKVEGVDPKKVRTNSVHEIEGVLGIEAAREALMREIKNTLNEQGLDVDLRHVMLVADMMTKSGSLRPIGRHGVVGEKPSVLARAAFEVTVKNLFDASIKGEADQVVGVAENVIIGQLAPIGTALVELKMNPTKIKSLVREESR, from the coding sequence ATGAGCGGGAAGAAGTCTGGGGGTACTAGGAAGAAGGTGACCTCAAGCAAGAAGAAAGCGGTGGTCAGAGCTAAACCCGCAGTCACGAAGGCCGAGGAAATCCTTGAGAGGGTTTCGGAGCCTTACCGTATTGTGAGCAACGTGCTAAATAAGGTGAGCATACCGTCAGAGCTTGTGGATGAGGTTAGGAGGCAATTAATGAATCTCTACGTCTTCCGTGGTCTCACTAGCGAGGATGAGCTGAGTAGAGAAGCCTTGAGATTTAGGGAAGTGTGTTTTAAAGTGAAGAAGGTCGTGGACTCGGTCAGGGATTACGTGCCTGAATCCATCTACAACGAGATGATGGTCACTCTATTCAGGGTTGACGTTAAGTCAGAGTTGAACGAGTCCGAGCTCGTGGCCATCGTTAATGACTGTGTTAGGACGTATCTGGAGTCCCTGGTGGATCCGGGGGAGCCTGTAGGCACTGTGGCGGCTCAATCTATAGGTGAGCCCGGCACTCAGATGACTTTGAGGACCTTCCACTTCGCGGGGGTCAGGGAACTTAACGTCACGTTAGGCCTTCCTAGGCTGATAGAGCTCGTCGACGCTAAGAGGGTTCCTGAGACCCCCATCATGGAGATACACCTAGATGACGTCCACAAGTATGATGAGATGAAGGCCAGGGAGGTTGCAAGGAAGATAGAGTTGACCGTGCTGGAGAACGTCACAAAGTCTGTTGACATAGACCTCTCTGAGATGAAGCTGTACGTAAGGTTGGATCCCGAGATGCTCTACGATAAGGGCCTCAAGCCGGAGGACGTGGCTAAGACGCTCTCGAGAGGTAAGTCGCTGGTCGACAAGGTATCGTTGTCCAGTGAGTCCCCCGATATGATCATCATTGAGATACCTAGGAACTACAGCGACATAATAAAGGCTCAGAAGTTCAGGGATAGGTTGCTCAAGATCAAGATCAAGGGCATTAAGGGCATTAAGAAGGTGATACTTCAGAAGAGGAGAGACCAGGAATCCGGTAGGGAGTACTACGTTCTTATAACGTCGGGCTCCAACCTCGACGCGGTGCTGAAGGTGGAGGGGGTTGATCCTAAGAAGGTGAGGACTAACAGCGTCCACGAGATTGAGGGTGTGCTAGGGATTGAGGCCGCTAGGGAGGCCCTAATGCGGGAGATAAAGAACACGTTGAACGAGCAGGGGCTAGATGTAGATTTAAGGCATGTGATGTTGGTTGCCGACATGATGACTAAATCCGGTAGCTTGAGGCCTATAGGTAGGCATGGCGTGGTCGGTGAGAAGCCAAGTGTTTTGGCTAGAGCAGCTTTCGAAGTCACTGTTAAGAACTTGTTCGATGCAAGCATCAAGGGTGAGGCCGACCAGGTTGTGGGGGTCGCGGAGAACGTCATAATAGGGCAGCTTGCACCAATAGGTACCGCTTTAGTAGAGCTTAAAATGAATCCAACGAAAATTAAATCCTTGGTGAGAGAGGAGAGCAGGTGA
- a CDS encoding 50S ribosomal protein L30e: protein MSKEVSLETPIKLLFKTGKVVLGSRRAVKVIKSGKALGVIVASNIPKHLAEDITYYSRMSNIKLIKYPGSSYDLGAILGKPFPVSVVAILDAGESRILEAGE, encoded by the coding sequence ATGTCGAAGGAAGTATCCCTCGAAACACCTATAAAACTGCTTTTCAAAACGGGTAAGGTGGTGCTTGGATCCAGGAGGGCTGTGAAGGTCATTAAATCCGGCAAGGCCCTGGGCGTCATCGTAGCCAGCAATATACCTAAGCACTTGGCCGAGGACATAACGTACTATTCAAGAATGAGCAACATCAAACTCATTAAATACCCCGGCAGTAGCTATGACTTAGGGGCGATTTTAGGTAAGCCCTTCCCGGTATCGGTGGTCGCGATCCTCGATGCCGGAGAGTCCAGGATCTTAGAGGCGGGTGAGTAG
- a CDS encoding NusA-like transcription termination signal-binding factor, which produces MSSRLPVKLTGDELKYIALLGDITGVTARDCVVDDESNTLIFIVPPGTAGTVVGFKGRNVKQLTKILGRRVEIVEWAETLEDFVKNLFLPARVVSVRLNKLRDGRKVLMVKVVPEDKGIAIGKDGKNVSKARKILKRYYDIDSVSVS; this is translated from the coding sequence GTGAGTAGTAGATTGCCTGTCAAGCTGACTGGTGATGAGCTGAAGTACATCGCGCTTCTGGGCGACATCACAGGCGTCACCGCCAGGGACTGTGTGGTGGACGATGAGTCGAACACCTTAATATTCATAGTTCCGCCAGGCACAGCCGGCACAGTGGTCGGGTTTAAGGGCAGGAATGTGAAACAACTGACTAAGATACTTGGGAGGCGTGTAGAGATAGTGGAGTGGGCTGAAACTCTCGAGGACTTCGTGAAGAACTTGTTCCTGCCGGCCAGGGTCGTGAGCGTAAGGTTAAACAAGCTGAGGGACGGCAGGAAGGTTCTGATGGTTAAGGTGGTGCCGGAGGATAAGGGCATCGCCATAGGTAAGGACGGGAAGAACGTCAGTAAGGCAAGGAAGATACTTAAGAGGTATTATGACATAGACTCTGTTTCAGTGTCTTAA
- a CDS encoding 30S ribosomal protein S12 gives MPGSKAPKGLYAARKLKLKRLKFRWSQRDFRIRMLKLKKKHDPLEGAPMARGIVLEKVGIESRQPNSALRKCVRVQLVKNGKVVTAFVPQDGGVTFIDEHDEVVIAGIGGTLGRSMGDLPGVRYKVIMVNGVSLDALLKGKKQKPLR, from the coding sequence GTGCCGGGGAGCAAGGCGCCTAAGGGTCTCTACGCTGCCAGGAAGCTGAAGCTTAAGAGGCTCAAATTTAGGTGGAGTCAGCGTGACTTCAGAATACGCATGCTGAAACTCAAGAAAAAGCATGATCCGCTGGAGGGAGCCCCTATGGCGAGAGGCATAGTCTTAGAGAAGGTCGGTATAGAATCACGGCAACCGAATTCAGCTCTGCGGAAGTGTGTTAGGGTGCAACTGGTTAAAAATGGTAAGGTAGTCACGGCCTTCGTGCCTCAGGACGGTGGGGTCACGTTCATAGACGAGCACGACGAAGTCGTCATCGCCGGCATAGGGGGTACCCTGGGTAGATCTATGGGTGATTTGCCGGGGGTTCGGTATAAAGTCATCATGGTTAACGGCGTGTCCCTAGACGCGCTACTAAAGGGCAAGAAACAAAAACCCCTAAGGTAA
- a CDS encoding 30S ribosomal protein S7: MGLEESGVRPLEVKLFGKWGFDNIVVRDPSLKKYLSLRPAYVPHTGGRHEHRRFGKAGVPIVERLINHLMKHGRNAGKKHLAYNVVKRAFELIHLRTNENPLQVLVRAVENSGPREETTRIMYGGIVYHVAVDVAPLRRVDLALRHMTDGARQSAFKSARSIAECLADEIIAAASGDPKSYAISKKEEIERIALSSR; this comes from the coding sequence ATGGGCTTAGAGGAGTCTGGTGTAAGGCCTCTGGAGGTAAAACTCTTCGGTAAGTGGGGTTTCGACAATATAGTCGTCAGGGACCCAAGCCTTAAGAAGTATCTCTCGTTGAGGCCTGCCTACGTACCACATACTGGTGGTAGGCATGAGCACAGGAGGTTCGGTAAGGCAGGAGTACCCATAGTTGAGAGACTGATTAATCACCTTATGAAACACGGTAGGAACGCTGGTAAGAAGCACTTAGCATATAACGTGGTCAAGAGGGCCTTTGAACTCATCCACCTCAGGACTAATGAGAATCCGCTGCAAGTCCTCGTGCGTGCCGTGGAGAACTCAGGACCTCGTGAGGAGACGACGAGGATAATGTACGGTGGTATAGTGTACCATGTTGCGGTCGATGTAGCGCCTCTGAGGAGGGTTGACCTCGCTCTGAGGCACATGACTGACGGCGCTAGGCAGTCGGCCTTCAAGTCGGCGAGATCGATAGCCGAGTGCCTCGCTGATGAGATAATAGCTGCGGCGAGCGGTGACCCGAAGAGTTATGCCATATCTAAGAAGGAGGAGATAGAGAGGATAGCCCTAAGTTCAAGGTGA
- the tuf gene encoding translation elongation factor EF-1 subunit alpha codes for MSRPKKEHMNLVVIGHVDHGKSTLVGHTLLKLGALDPKMVKEVEEAAKKAGKESEKYAWFLDKLKEERDRGLTIALSFMKFETPKYYWTIIDAPGHRDFVKNMITGASQADVALLVVSAKTGEFEAGMSREGQTMEHIVLARTMGIDQVVVAITKMDITEPPFSKDRYLKVVDTLKKFMRGLGYKVETIPFIPVSGWLGENLTERSPNMTWYNGPTLVEALDSMQPPPKPVDKPLRIPVQEVYSITGVGTVPVGRVETGRLRKGDVVVFMPAGVSGEVRSIEMHHEQMDEALPGDNIGFNVKGISKTDIKRGDVAGHPQNPPTVAKEFTARVYVVQHPTAIHVGYTPVIHAHTASVASKITEIIGKLDPKTGQIAEKNPQFIKAGESAVMKFQPIKPMVVEKYSDIPQLGRFALRDMGKTVGIGVIMDVVPAEVKK; via the coding sequence ATGAGCAGGCCGAAGAAGGAGCACATGAATCTAGTGGTGATCGGGCACGTAGACCACGGGAAGAGCACTTTAGTAGGTCATACCCTACTTAAGCTAGGCGCTCTCGATCCTAAGATGGTCAAGGAAGTTGAGGAAGCTGCCAAGAAGGCAGGTAAGGAGTCGGAGAAGTACGCGTGGTTCCTCGACAAGCTCAAGGAGGAGAGGGACAGGGGCCTCACGATAGCGCTGAGCTTCATGAAGTTCGAGACACCTAAGTACTACTGGACCATCATCGACGCTCCAGGACATAGGGACTTCGTTAAAAACATGATAACGGGGGCCAGCCAGGCCGACGTCGCGTTACTGGTGGTGTCGGCCAAGACAGGGGAGTTCGAGGCCGGTATGAGCAGGGAAGGTCAAACTATGGAGCATATAGTCCTAGCCAGGACTATGGGCATCGACCAAGTAGTCGTTGCGATAACTAAGATGGACATAACTGAGCCCCCGTTCAGCAAGGACAGGTACTTGAAGGTTGTTGACACCTTGAAGAAGTTCATGAGGGGTCTTGGATATAAGGTCGAGACGATACCGTTCATCCCTGTGTCCGGATGGTTGGGCGAGAACCTGACTGAGAGATCGCCTAACATGACATGGTACAACGGACCTACCCTCGTCGAGGCTCTAGACTCCATGCAGCCACCGCCTAAACCTGTCGACAAGCCTCTCAGGATACCTGTTCAGGAGGTGTACTCCATAACGGGCGTCGGGACCGTGCCTGTAGGCAGAGTGGAGACCGGGAGGCTGAGGAAGGGAGACGTGGTAGTCTTCATGCCCGCCGGGGTCTCAGGAGAGGTCAGATCTATAGAGATGCACCACGAGCAGATGGATGAGGCACTGCCGGGCGACAACATAGGCTTCAACGTCAAAGGAATCTCCAAGACAGACATAAAGAGGGGTGATGTAGCAGGTCACCCTCAGAACCCACCTACAGTGGCTAAGGAGTTCACTGCCAGGGTTTACGTGGTCCAGCACCCGACAGCTATCCACGTCGGGTACACGCCGGTAATTCACGCGCACACCGCGTCGGTGGCTTCCAAGATAACCGAGATTATAGGCAAACTTGACCCTAAGACAGGCCAGATAGCCGAGAAGAACCCGCAGTTCATTAAAGCAGGCGAGTCAGCCGTCATGAAGTTCCAGCCAATTAAGCCTATGGTGGTCGAGAAGTACAGCGACATACCTCAGCTGGGGAGGTTCGCCTTAAGGGATATGGGGAAGACAGTCGGGATAGGTGTCATAATGGACGTAGTGCCGGCCGAGGTCAAGAAGTAA
- the rpsJ gene encoding 30S ribosomal protein S10, with protein MTSKVRIRLWSTNVEHLDDVTKNLVDIAKKAGVKIKGPVPLPTKHLVVPLLRLPHGEGTKVYEKWEMRIHKRLVDVDADERVMRQIMRIRIPDDVYIEVELLR; from the coding sequence ATGACGTCTAAGGTAAGGATAAGGCTCTGGAGCACTAACGTAGAGCACCTGGACGACGTGACTAAGAACCTAGTAGACATAGCTAAGAAGGCAGGCGTTAAGATAAAGGGTCCAGTACCTCTGCCGACCAAGCATCTAGTGGTCCCTTTGCTTAGACTACCGCACGGAGAGGGAACGAAGGTCTACGAGAAGTGGGAGATGAGGATACATAAGAGGCTGGTCGACGTAGATGCGGATGAGAGAGTGATGCGTCAGATAATGAGGATAAGAATACCTGACGACGTTTACATAGAGGTAGAACTGCTCAGGTAA
- a CDS encoding tRNA uridine(34) 5-carboxymethylaminomethyl modification radical SAM/GNAT enzyme Elp3, translating into MNGLMGVEVGVRKVTRVLSGVAPVAIMARPHPCPHGRCIYCPGGPEFSTPQSYVGEEPALMRAKRINYDPYLQVHTRLRQYRDHIGWYPSKVELVVMGGTFLAYPRDYQVWFVTEAFRAMNDFPNLRDPVATTLEEEHMRNEGAGVRCVGLTLETRPDWGLESHADLMLALGATKVELGVQSIYDEVLTRVKRGHDVSHVIKSTRILKDAGFKVAYHIMPGLPGSDVSRDLEMVKTIFENPDFRPDYLKIYPTLVMEGTELYEMWKRGDYRALSTEDAVELISEMMRYIPKYVRVQRIQRDVPAPLIIDGPRRGDLRELVEEACVRKGIKINEIRWREVGRASLKRPTLIRHEDLELTRTTYQASEGIEEFLALEDHATEAVAGILRLRIPSQYAHRPEVSSGRKALIRELHVYGMPVAPGTQPKSYLEWQHRGIGKKLMAEAERVAFEEYDVEEVLVLSGVGVRGYYRALGYTRHPSSPYMCKNLRG; encoded by the coding sequence GTGAATGGGTTAATGGGTGTGGAGGTCGGCGTAAGGAAGGTGACTAGAGTCTTATCCGGGGTTGCTCCAGTAGCAATCATGGCTAGACCTCACCCATGTCCGCATGGGAGGTGTATTTACTGCCCTGGCGGGCCGGAGTTCAGCACTCCGCAGTCCTACGTGGGCGAGGAACCCGCCCTAATGAGGGCTAAGAGAATTAACTACGATCCGTACCTCCAGGTCCACACGAGGCTGAGGCAGTATAGAGATCATATAGGGTGGTACCCATCGAAGGTTGAGCTGGTGGTTATGGGCGGTACCTTCCTTGCGTACCCTCGGGATTACCAGGTTTGGTTCGTCACTGAGGCCTTCAGAGCTATGAACGACTTCCCGAACCTTAGGGACCCCGTGGCAACGACGTTGGAGGAAGAACATATGAGGAATGAGGGTGCGGGTGTGAGATGCGTCGGTTTAACGCTGGAGACCAGGCCTGATTGGGGGTTGGAGAGTCATGCTGACTTAATGCTGGCACTCGGCGCCACTAAAGTTGAGTTAGGTGTTCAGAGCATCTACGACGAGGTTTTGACGCGGGTTAAGAGAGGTCATGACGTTTCACACGTCATCAAATCGACGAGGATACTGAAGGACGCTGGTTTCAAAGTAGCGTATCACATAATGCCCGGCCTTCCTGGCAGTGACGTGAGCAGGGATCTAGAAATGGTTAAAACCATCTTTGAGAATCCTGACTTCAGGCCTGACTACCTGAAGATATATCCAACTCTAGTCATGGAGGGCACGGAGCTCTACGAGATGTGGAAGAGAGGGGACTACAGGGCGTTGAGCACTGAAGATGCGGTTGAGTTGATATCGGAGATGATGAGGTACATACCTAAGTATGTGCGGGTTCAGAGGATTCAGAGGGACGTGCCGGCCCCGCTAATCATCGACGGGCCTAGGAGGGGCGACTTAAGGGAGTTGGTAGAGGAGGCCTGCGTGAGGAAGGGCATTAAGATAAACGAGATTAGGTGGAGGGAAGTAGGCAGAGCATCGCTGAAGAGACCCACACTAATCAGGCATGAGGATCTCGAACTAACTAGAACTACGTACCAAGCCAGCGAGGGAATCGAGGAGTTCCTGGCCCTTGAGGACCACGCGACCGAAGCAGTGGCTGGGATACTCAGGCTGAGGATTCCTTCACAATACGCCCATAGACCAGAGGTCTCGAGCGGCAGGAAGGCGTTGATCCGCGAGCTACACGTCTACGGCATGCCGGTAGCTCCTGGGACTCAACCCAAGTCCTACCTGGAGTGGCAACACAGAGGTATCGGCAAAAAACTGATGGCTGAGGCGGAGAGGGTGGCCTTTGAGGAGTACGACGTCGAGGAGGTTCTGGTGCTCTCCGGAGTTGGCGTACGTGGGTATTACAGGGCTTTAGGCTACACAAGGCACCCTAGCTCACCCTACATGTGTAAGAACTTGAGGGGTTAG
- a CDS encoding class I SAM-dependent methyltransferase: MRLTVEYDLIASGYRRRPWPIVCKAVKESTSWFADLGSGPGQNATYIAALKSDLKGILVDISLEMLTKFLKQHAEGHLHRLHPVLADMEFPPLRSESLDSILLISSLHHIMPRDSRLEVLRECHRILRGHGLLLTVVWSRWQPMLVLEVLRDFHSYILYRKESPWDLTRCSKTTCRRYHLYSLGELARDLRDAGFKVIERGVYRPQEGSEAPSKNYYCLSVKG, translated from the coding sequence GTGCGGCTGACTGTCGAGTATGACCTGATTGCGAGCGGCTACAGAAGGAGACCCTGGCCCATAGTTTGTAAGGCAGTGAAGGAAAGCACTTCATGGTTTGCGGATTTAGGCTCAGGGCCTGGCCAGAACGCTACCTACATTGCCGCATTAAAGAGTGATTTAAAAGGCATTTTGGTGGACATCTCGCTCGAGATGCTCACGAAGTTCCTCAAGCAACATGCCGAAGGACATCTTCACAGACTGCATCCCGTGCTTGCTGACATGGAGTTCCCCCCTCTGAGAAGCGAGTCACTGGACTCCATTCTGCTGATATCGTCGCTTCATCACATCATGCCACGCGACAGCAGGCTGGAAGTTTTGAGGGAGTGCCACAGAATATTGAGGGGGCATGGGCTCCTCCTCACCGTCGTGTGGAGTAGGTGGCAACCGATGCTAGTGCTGGAGGTGTTGAGGGATTTTCACTCCTACATCCTCTACAGGAAGGAGAGTCCCTGGGATCTCACCAGATGCTCTAAAACTACCTGCAGGAGATACCACCTCTACAGCCTCGGTGAGCTTGCGAGGGATCTCAGGGACGCTGGATTCAAAGTAATAGAAAGGGGGGTTTACAGACCTCAAGAGGGGAGTGAAGCACCAAGCAAGAACTATTATTGCCTGTCCGTCAAAGGGTGA
- a CDS encoding YhbY family RNA-binding protein: protein MHEKKVRKLGRVLSEPARVRVGKGGLNEGVLNEIRRYLEREGTVKVKVLRTAAGRVDVERLALEVSTELGAELRDVRGHTFTIARRKQPA, encoded by the coding sequence ATGCATGAGAAGAAAGTGAGGAAGCTTGGGAGAGTTTTAAGCGAGCCAGCTAGAGTGAGGGTAGGTAAGGGAGGACTGAATGAGGGGGTTCTCAACGAGATACGTAGGTACTTGGAGAGAGAAGGTACCGTCAAGGTCAAAGTTCTGAGGACGGCCGCAGGTCGTGTTGATGTAGAGAGGTTGGCGTTGGAAGTCTCAACAGAGTTAGGTGCGGAGTTAAGGGACGTTAGAGGTCACACATTCACGATAGCGCGTAGAAAGCAGCCCGCCTGA
- a CDS encoding ribonuclease P: protein MRRRSLLRDLAVQRAMILYDTSVVMIHEGRPNIAREQVELGLRLLRKAGVRRPLPYRRYICRRCHVPLVPGLSARVRLRGNRRQVIITLKCLHCGWVMRQPCMRRK, encoded by the coding sequence GTGAGGAGACGAAGCTTGCTGAGGGATCTAGCTGTGCAACGAGCCATGATATTGTACGATACCTCGGTCGTGATGATTCATGAGGGAAGACCTAACATAGCGCGTGAGCAGGTGGAGTTGGGCTTGAGATTGCTACGTAAGGCCGGCGTCCGGAGACCGCTTCCATATAGGAGGTACATCTGCAGGAGATGCCACGTTCCTTTAGTGCCTGGGCTGTCGGCAAGGGTCAGGTTGAGGGGTAACAGAAGGCAAGTTATAATAACTCTGAAGTGCCTACATTGTGGTTGGGTGATGCGGCAACCATGCATGAGAAGAAAGTGA
- a CDS encoding 16S rRNA methyltransferase, translating to MSSLKVVIAEASLEPVPREICMHPAVLKNARLRGKKPTEVLLDKSIHYHAMKDLPNAGKRGRPDIVHIVLLELLSSPLNIEGRLQVFIHTCGDYVIEVSSETHIPRNYNRFVGLMEQLFISGSTPPDSEKPLLRLYPSTITNLLRKLDVPGAILLDEKGTPNSPRSVCREALNGGFPVIIGGFPHGEFSDEVVANAVATYSIYHKPLDAWAVASILVHSCEEVLKIIL from the coding sequence GTGTCCTCACTCAAGGTTGTGATCGCGGAAGCCTCGTTGGAGCCTGTTCCAAGAGAGATATGCATGCATCCAGCAGTGCTTAAGAACGCTAGGCTCAGAGGTAAGAAGCCTACGGAGGTCCTTCTTGATAAGTCCATACATTACCACGCGATGAAAGACCTCCCCAACGCTGGTAAGAGGGGGAGGCCGGATATAGTCCATATAGTGTTGCTTGAGCTGCTCTCATCGCCACTGAATATTGAGGGGAGGCTTCAGGTCTTCATACATACCTGCGGGGACTACGTTATCGAGGTTAGCTCTGAAACTCATATACCGAGGAATTACAACAGGTTCGTCGGTTTGATGGAGCAGCTCTTTATATCAGGGTCCACACCGCCAGACTCTGAGAAACCACTCCTCAGACTGTATCCCTCTACAATAACGAACCTGCTTAGAAAATTGGATGTTCCGGGAGCCATATTGCTGGATGAGAAAGGAACCCCAAACAGTCCAAGAAGCGTATGTAGAGAGGCCCTTAATGGAGGGTTTCCAGTTATTATCGGGGGCTTCCCGCACGGCGAATTCTCTGACGAGGTGGTTGCTAACGCGGTAGCCACCTACTCAATCTATCACAAACCCCTAGATGCGTGGGCAGTTGCATCCATCCTCGTCCATTCGTGTGAGGAGGTACTCAAGATAATTCTTTAG
- a CDS encoding archease has product MGCSGYRFLEHVGDAYFEALGETLEEAFANAGRALFDVMLNTSKVECRVRKLVVDEGMDAYNALYRWLEDLLIVYNVERLAFTQFNIVFEGEVRSNADLSKPLRFLGELCGEPVDLDKHEVRNEVKAVTYSLMKIFKDDGCWHVSTVLDL; this is encoded by the coding sequence GTGGGTTGCAGTGGATATAGGTTCCTGGAACACGTTGGAGACGCCTATTTCGAGGCTCTCGGGGAAACCCTCGAGGAGGCCTTCGCGAACGCAGGAAGGGCGCTCTTCGACGTCATGTTGAACACCTCTAAAGTTGAGTGCAGGGTGAGGAAGCTGGTGGTGGATGAGGGGATGGACGCTTACAACGCTCTCTACAGATGGCTTGAAGACTTACTGATAGTATATAACGTGGAGAGGCTGGCCTTCACGCAATTCAACATAGTCTTCGAGGGGGAGGTCAGAAGTAACGCAGACCTTAGCAAACCGCTTAGATTCCTCGGGGAGCTGTGCGGCGAGCCTGTCGACCTCGACAAGCATGAGGTCAGGAACGAAGTTAAAGCCGTAACGTACTCACTAATGAAGATATTCAAGGACGACGGCTGCTGGCACGTCAGCACAGTGCTTGATTTGTGA
- a CDS encoding trypsin-like peptidase domain-containing protein, giving the protein MLELREFSSKISDLVGRSSRSVVTVFTLVPSIDIFFRYREARGAGSGFFIGPGLIVTNAHVVMNATEVVVLMPKRGKERAKVLVTDPYRDLALLRVGVEDVEPLPLGDSDDLKVGDLVFAIGSPLGLPGPSVSMGVVSALGRTIMGENIALEDLIQTDAAINPGNSGGPLVNVEGKAVGVATAIIPYAQGIGFAIPINTVKRFVQMIKEYGGVVRAWLGVYVTPLTEEAIKLYDLPVSEGVVVVNVVPGSPADRQGLTVGDIIVEAGGKPVRKVSDLRAAVEGNIESECVDLKIVRGRKTLSKCVPPVVERLY; this is encoded by the coding sequence ATGTTGGAGCTAAGGGAGTTCAGTTCTAAGATATCAGACTTAGTAGGGAGGAGTTCCAGGAGCGTTGTCACGGTCTTCACGCTAGTTCCCAGCATCGACATCTTCTTCAGGTATAGGGAGGCTAGAGGGGCTGGGTCAGGGTTCTTCATAGGGCCTGGACTCATAGTTACTAACGCGCACGTAGTTATGAATGCTACGGAGGTTGTAGTCCTCATGCCGAAGCGCGGCAAGGAGAGGGCTAAAGTGCTTGTAACCGATCCGTACAGGGATCTGGCATTGCTCAGGGTCGGCGTAGAGGACGTGGAGCCCCTTCCCTTAGGAGACTCAGACGACCTCAAGGTGGGGGATCTAGTGTTCGCTATAGGATCTCCGCTTGGTCTGCCGGGGCCTTCGGTCTCCATGGGTGTTGTAAGCGCTCTGGGCAGGACTATAATGGGTGAGAACATAGCGCTCGAGGACTTGATACAAACAGACGCAGCGATAAACCCCGGCAACAGCGGCGGCCCCCTGGTTAATGTTGAGGGTAAGGCGGTGGGCGTGGCCACCGCGATAATACCGTACGCGCAGGGCATAGGCTTCGCAATACCAATAAACACGGTAAAGAGATTCGTCCAGATGATCAAGGAGTACGGAGGAGTGGTCAGGGCCTGGCTCGGCGTCTACGTGACACCACTAACAGAGGAGGCGATTAAACTTTACGACCTGCCGGTCAGTGAGGGCGTTGTGGTAGTCAACGTGGTTCCAGGCTCCCCGGCAGATAGGCAGGGTCTGACGGTGGGTGACATAATAGTTGAGGCAGGTGGGAAACCCGTCAGGAAGGTGAGTGATTTACGGGCGGCGGTCGAGGGGAACATAGAGTCAGAATGCGTTGACCTGAAGATAGTCAGAGGTCGTAAGACTCTCAGCAAGTGCGTGCCGCCCGTGGTGGAGAGGCTGTACTGA
- a CDS encoding 30S ribosomal protein S19e: MVHVKEVPADLFIEELAKYLEENVKTVKPPAWSAFAKTGSIKEKVPESSNWWYVRAASILRKLYISDEPIGVGSFRNIYGGLKKRGSAPPHFRRSGSSIVRHMLHQLEVAGLVAKVEKRGRILSPKGRSILDNIANKVFEKLVAVRPEMSKYG, from the coding sequence ATGGTGCACGTGAAGGAAGTGCCGGCTGACCTGTTTATTGAGGAGTTAGCTAAGTACTTGGAGGAAAATGTGAAGACCGTTAAGCCTCCCGCATGGTCCGCCTTCGCCAAGACAGGATCCATTAAGGAGAAAGTTCCTGAATCCAGTAACTGGTGGTATGTCAGGGCGGCAAGCATACTGCGGAAGCTCTACATAAGCGATGAGCCTATAGGCGTAGGTTCTTTCAGAAACATCTACGGCGGACTAAAGAAGAGGGGTTCGGCCCCCCCTCACTTCAGGAGGAGTGGAAGCTCTATAGTTAGGCACATGCTCCACCAGCTAGAGGTTGCAGGCCTCGTGGCTAAGGTTGAGAAGAGGGGGAGAATCCTATCCCCTAAAGGCCGGTCTATCCTGGACAACATAGCTAACAAGGTCTTCGAGAAGCTGGTTGCAGTGAGGCCTGAGATGAGTAAGTATGGGTGA